A single Pedobacter sp. PACM 27299 DNA region contains:
- a CDS encoding polysaccharide lyase family 7 protein, which produces MMKRNYLIYLLLLSLSLSTSCSKKNVIDTLVDVNETTDFLGSGWALYTPVKKIHLDDDVGLKTYAWTAYKSACSPVICADYSYDNSTFTETFQILTTKSNRSEIRIEDNYSTGSRQFSGYLKFDAPLNDESLMQIFGSTSENATQLMIRGFAENGGTLKISNSFVLATGVYDKEVHVNVIHLQEDAGSKMIVYIDGEKKFEKPDAESATNYMKYGCYGTMKTGKAVVQWRDVKFYKNGTAPD; this is translated from the coding sequence ATGATGAAGCGAAATTATTTAATTTATCTGCTCCTTTTATCGCTTTCTTTGAGCACCTCGTGCAGCAAGAAAAATGTGATAGATACCCTTGTCGATGTAAATGAAACTACCGATTTTTTGGGTAGCGGTTGGGCACTATACACCCCAGTCAAGAAGATTCATCTGGATGATGATGTCGGTTTGAAAACTTATGCCTGGACAGCCTACAAATCGGCTTGTTCGCCAGTGATCTGTGCGGATTACAGCTATGACAACAGCACATTTACAGAAACATTCCAGATTTTAACGACAAAGTCGAATCGCTCAGAAATCAGGATTGAGGATAATTATAGTACAGGAAGCAGGCAGTTTTCTGGCTACCTTAAATTTGATGCCCCGCTGAATGATGAAAGCCTGATGCAGATTTTTGGCAGCACCTCAGAAAATGCAACTCAACTCATGATTCGTGGATTTGCAGAGAACGGCGGGACACTAAAAATCTCTAATAGCTTCGTTTTAGCTACTGGGGTGTACGATAAAGAAGTTCATGTCAATGTGATCCACTTGCAGGAAGATGCCGGGAGTAAAATGATCGTTTATATAGATGGAGAAAAGAAGTTTGAAAAACCAGATGCTGAAAGTGCAACCAATTATATGAAATACGGATGTTATGGGACCATGAAAACTGGTAAAGCTGTGGTACAATGGAGGGATGTGAAGTTTTATAAAAATGGTACGGCGCCTGATTAA